AACAAAGTTTCAGCGCAGGCCGCTCGAGGCCGTTATCGACAGATTCGATATGACAGGCACGTCATACCAACTGAAGGGCGGTCAGGTCATCCGCCATGTTGCGGCCGTTATGCCGCTGAAGCCACTGCTTAAGAGGTTGGATCGCGAGTATGTCGACAAACTGGATTCATTCGTCGACATAGATCAAGAGGTTTGTAAGGCGGAACCAATTCCAACCACCAATCGCCTGCGTTCTTTGGCTTCGCGATTGTTCTATCCCCTTGCAGAGGGACCTGCGCGGCAGATCAGGCTGGAGGGACTGGCGAATCTATATTTCTCCGAGGGGGTTGATTGCTTTGCCCAGCGGGATGGCAAGGCATCGGTGGATGAGGCTATTGATTGGGAAAAAGCCGGGCTGGATAACATTTTCGAGCGTATTCACAACGAATTGCATTCGCCGTTGTCCGTGGCGCAATTGGCAATCTCTGTTGGTATGGCTGAAAGCCGCCTCAATCAGCTTTTTATCCGGGAAACGGGCCTCCGTTGTTCAGATTATATCCGCCGCGAACGCATGAATACCGCACAGAGGATGCTGGGCCACGGAGGGAATACGGTGAAGGAGGTGGCTGCCTCTGTCGGATATAGTCACGTGAGCAATTTTACACGGGCCTATCGGGATACGTTTGGCGAAACCCCGTCGCGGGCCCTGAGGAGAGCCCCAGGCACCTAAGGCAGCATGACAGCCGACAATGCGACTTATATGGGGTGGATGTCCCTATAAATAGTGAACTAACAAAAAATCTGCTATTCTTGTTTCAGGGCAAAAGGCCCGGTTTTGGAAAAGTCCTTTTCCGGAAACGTGTGTCCTAATGGATGCGTAATGGACTGGCACCGGGCGAAGATGCTGAAAAGGTGCAAAATGGCAGAGAAAACGATACGAGAAGCTGTGGCCGTTTTTCATGACGCGGAAAGCCTGCGGAATGCGGCCGATGAACTAATGCTGCATGGGTTTGATCGCTCTGACCTCAGCCTGCTGGCTCCCCATCGGGAGGTCGAACGCAAGCTTGGCCATATGTATGACAAGGTGAGCGATATCGAGGATGAGCCCCGTGTTGCGACCCAGGCCTATATCGGTACGGATTCCATTACCGAGGGGAAAGCCTTCGCCGTTGGCGGCCTGTTCTTTGTCGGGGCGGTTTCGGCCATGGGCGCTATTGTTGCCTCTGGTGGTACGATTGCCGCCGCCTTGATTGGCGCGGCGACAGTCGGGGGAGCAGGAGGCGTCATAGGTGCCTTGCTCGCGCGTTTCCTGGGGAAAAACCAGGCAGATCTGCTGAATGATCAAATTGAGCACGGCGGAATCCTGCTTTGGGTCCACACCAAGGACGAAGAGCATGAGAAACGCGCCGTGGAAATCCTGTCCAAAACCTCCGCGATTGACGTGCACGTCCATGATATGCCCGCCGTGAAGGATATGGGGGCCATCTATGGCTATCTGGACTGGCTCGCCGGGGTGCCAAAGCCCAAGGACAAGCCCGCAGAAGCCTGATTGCGACACGGCTCACCTACGGGTTGGTCCGAAGACTATTTCGGACCAACCATTTCGTCTGGCCGGACCCAGTCATCAAACTGCTCCTCAGTCAGCAGTCCAAGAGATAGCGCGGCTTCCTTCAAAGTCGTATTTTCCCCATGCGCCTTCTTGGCGATCTTTGCCGCGTTATCATAGCCGATATGCGGGTTCAGGGCGGTGACCAGCATAAGCGACTGTTCCATCAATTGGGCAATGCGTTTGCGGTTGGGCTGGATACCCCCAACGCAGTTTTCGGTAAAACTGACGGCGGCGTCCGACAGCAATCGAACGGATTGCAGCAGGTTATAAATCATGACCGGCTTGAAGACATTAAGCTCGAAATGACCATTGGACCCGGCAACGGTAATGGCCGTGTGGTTCCCCATGACCTGGGCACAGACCTGCGTCAGCGCCTCGCATTGGGTCGGGTTGACCTTGCCGGGCATGATTGATGACCCGGGTTCGTTGGCAGGCAGGATCAATTCGCCCAGGCCGCTGCGCGGGCCGCTTGCGAGAAAGCGGATGTCATTGGCAATTTTCATGCAACTGACGGCCAATACGTTCAACACTCCTGACGCTTCGACGATTGCATCATGTGCCGCGAGGGCTTCAAATTTATTGCGCGCACTGGTGAAGGGCAGATTGGTGATTTCGGCGACGGTTTCTGCGAATTTCGCGGCAAAGTCCGGGGCTGCATTCAATCCGGTACCGACAGCCGTGCCGCCCTGGGCCAGTTCCGACAGACGGGGCAGAATATTTTTTGTCCGTTCCAATCCGAGTTCAATTTGCCGGGCATAGCCGGAAAACTCCTGGCCCAGCGTGATCGGCGTTGCATCCTGTGTGTGTGTTCGCCCGATTTTCACGATATCTGCGAATTGTGCCGATTTGGCCTGTAACGCTAGGAGCAGCGTTTCAAGAGCGGGCAGGAGCCTGCGGTTCACTTCCTCCACTGCGGCGATGGACATTGCGGTAGGGAAGCTGTCATTGGAACTTTGTCCATAATTTACATGGTCATTCGGGTGGACGGGCGTTTTGCTTCCAATCTTGCCACCGAGAATTTCGATGGCCCGGTTGGCGATGACCTCGTTGACATTCATGTTTGTCTGGGTGCCGGACCCGGTCTGCCAGACAACCAGAGGGAAATGATCCAGCAAGGTGCCGTCAATTACCTCGTCTGCAGCCTGCACAATGGCATTTGCGATTTTCTGATCCAACTTGTCGAGCTTGGCATTGGCGAGGGCCGCGGCCTTTTTCTGGATGCCGAAGGCGCGGATCAACGGGGCGGGCATGCGCTCTGTACCAATTTTGAAATTCTGCAGGGATCTTTGCGTCTGCGCGCCCCAATATCTGTCGGCGGGAACCTCTATATTGCCCATCGTGTCGGATTCCATGCGAGTATCGCTCATGCTCGTCACCTTTCTCACGCTTATGACCTATTTGAAATTGGGCTTTGGCCGTCGCAATAAAAGTCTTCTCAGAAGAATTAATGGGCAGGACGGGAGAATATCTTATTTGCTTGTTTCTTTCGATGGAAGTTAGGCCTTGGATACCAAGGCATAGGTGTATCGCTGAAAATCGTGTAGAATCCGGTTCTTCGCAAAGAAGACGGCCCTGTGGCAAATTGCTTGAGTGAAGTTTATGTCAACGCAGCCTGACACCATTACCCCATTGCAGAGGCGACTGGAGGTCGCGCTGTGGCTGACGGGTCTATATGTCTGCGTGGTAGCGGTTGCACCGTTCCTGCTTCAGGACGAACAGATGGCGCTTGCGGATTGGGGATATTATCTGACCGGCTTTATCGCACCGTTGGTCTTTGCCTGGATTGTCGCTGTGGTCTTCATGCAACGCCGCCAGTTGGAAATGCAGGGGGATGCCCTGGATCGGCTGCGCGCGGAAGTAAACAAGTCTGCTCTGGGCCAGCGAGAGTTAAGTGCCCAACAGGAGAGGATTTCGAAGATGTCCCTGCAGGCCGCGCGGGTTGCGGCTATTGAGGGGTTTGAGGCTCGTCTCGAAGGCAAAATGGCCCAGCTGTATAACAAGCAGATGAATCTGGTGAATTACTTTATCCAATATGCGGTGAAGTCCCGACATGAATCGCTCGGCAAGGACCCGCATTGGGATCAGATTTGTGAGTTTTACAAAGACTATCTGCCTGTTTTGACGGACGACGTCTGGGTAAAGCTGGACGAGGTATACCGGACGGTAGATTTTTATGACGACATGAACCGTCAGGCACAGGCCTATGGAAAGGGTTACGTCATCAACGCCGACATGCGGAACAGGGGTTTTCAACTCCAGAAGCTGCGTGAGGCGACGCAGGGCTATGCAAAATCACAATCCCGCGTCACCGGTCCCTGACTTTTCGAACTAAAACCCCAGTTGCGTGCGCCACCAGGTCGGCAGTGCAAAGGCTGCTGTGTGGACGGCCGCGTTATAATGTTTTCCGGTCAACTCACGGAAGGGATGCCGATAGTCGAAAGCATCCTTCGTATAGAGGAAAAAGCCGAACTCAGCGCCCGGATACATGGGGACAATGGACCGGTATCCGGCAACATGCGGGAAGAAATTGCCGGACCGCATGATTTCAAGCAGGCCTTTTTCCTCTTCGCTGCTGGTTTCCTGCAGGAAGCGGATTTTGTCCCGGCCAACGAAAATGCTGTCGGAATCAATGCAAACGCCATCGTCGGCAAGCACCGCCACCAATTTGTCCAGAAAGGCCTGTTTGAACAGGCTGGCCGATGGGCCGACCGGCTCGGTAATGTCCAGGAAGATCAGGTCGAATTGTTTGCCCTGGTCCAGGGCTTCGGCCACATAGTTGGCTGCATCGTCGCAGACGAGGGTGACGCGGGGGTCGTCGTAGTCGCCATTCACGGCAAGATATTCGTTGCTGATTTCAATGACGCGTCGGTCGATTTCCGCCATCACCACTTCCGATACATGGTCGTGAACCAACAGCTCCCGCAAAAGGCCGCCGTCGCCGCCACCGATAATCAGGGCGTTGAGGTTTTTGCGTTCGCGGCCCAGTACCGGAACATGGACGGCCATTTCGTGATAAATGAATTCGTCAGCCTGGGATGCCTGGATCAGGCCATCCAGAACCAGGACACGGCCGAATTCGGCGTGATCGTATACTTCAATAAGCTGAAAGGGGCTTTGTTCGCGATGCAGCAGCTTCATGTCCAGCGCATGGGTGAATCCCATCTGCGGCTCTTCATGCCACCAGTTGGCAAAGTCTGATTTTGCATCGGTCATGTTTGAAACTCTCCAGCCTTACAATTCGATTTCTGCCTATAAACGCGATGGGGAGGTCTGTCACGCCGTTAAATGGCGGTGTCGTCTTTCAGTTGATCAGGGTTCACCTAATGTTTGGTTGGCAAACCGCGATGTTGAGCGCAAACTGTTTGGGTTGTTTGCAATCTGGACAGGTCAATGGCCTGTGCAGTGTGAGTATTGGTAACCGGTGGTCGCAGGAGGGGCGTTTGATATGCGACATATGCCGAGCTTGAGTGCGTTGCGGGCCTTTGAGGCCGCCGCCAGAAAGTTGAGCTTTCGCCGTGCTGCTGAAGAGTTGAATGTGACGCATTCCGCCATCAGTCATCAGGTCCGGGGGCTGGAAGAAGGCTTGGGCGTGGCACTGTTCGACCGGTCCGCGCGATCGGTGACCCTGACCGAAGAAGGGGCCTTCTATTTCCCGATTGTCCGGGACGCCTTTGACCGCATTGCGGAGGGCACACGCTTTCTGACGGCGTCAGGCGCGCCAGGCGTGTTGACAGTTCAGGTTTACATCACAGTTGCAATGCGGTGGCTGGTTCCGCGTCTGCATGATTTTCATCGCCTGGAGCCTGGCGTGCAGGTGCGGCTGTCGACGTCCTATCTGGATTGGGAATTTGACCGCAGTGACGCTGATGTTGCCATTCTCTTTGTCAGAAAACAGCAACGGGACCTGCACTATGTGTCCCTGTTCGATGGCCTGCTGACACCGGTTTGCTCGCCGTCTCTCCTGGATGGGCGGAAGATGTTCGGCAAGGCTGAGGATTTGTCAGACTTCAATCTTTTGCGTGTCTACACGGCCCCGGATGAATGGGATGACTGGCTTGAAGCGGCAGGGGTGCCGGAACTCGCCTCAAAGTCGGGGCCGACCTTCGACAGTTATATTCTGGCAATTCAGGCAGCAATCGAAGGGCAGGGGGTCGCCTTGGTCAATGGCCCGTGGGCGCGGGAGGATATCCGCGCCGGGCGGCTTGTTAAACCCATCGACCGGGAGCTGCGGTATCCCGGTGCCTGGTGCATGGTGTGCAAGCGGGAGCGTCGAAACGAACAGGCGATAAAACGATTCCAGAGCTGGCTTCTCTCTCAGGTCGATTGCGACCCGGACATTAACGATTTGCGGTAGCTTTCAGCTAGTTGCAGCGGTATGGTGGTTGTAATGATGAATTCTTGTGGCCATAGCTGGTTCAATGTTGCCAAAGGCAATAGGTTTGCCTCTTAATGGGGCGCGTGCTGTTGGGAGGCGGTATTTAGAGGTGGTATGTTTGGGTTGCTGAATTCCATTCGGGCAAAGCTGTTGGCCGTGGTCTTGCCGCTTATTGCAGTGAGCATGATTTCGCTTTTCGCATTGCTTGAATACGCCAGCTATAGCGCGGCGGTGGGCGACCTGAAACAGCGCCTTCAGCAAAACACCCAGGTCCAGGCCCTGGCGCTTTCCAGCCCTCTGTGGAACTACGATATCCGCGCCATCGATCCGATTCTTCTGGCACTGGAACAGGATCCCGATTTCCTTTACGTCAAAGTTTATGATGTGACCGGCGAGGAAGTATCGTCGCTTGCTGCCGAAGGTCTAAGCGACGTCAAAGCGGCCTTCACCAAGACTTTGCCAATTGTCTATTCGGCGATCGACCATGAGGAGATTATCGGTTCGGTTACCGTGGCACTGCATGGCGAACGTATGCGCAGGGAGGTCATCGACCGGTTACAGCGCAACGCCCTGATTCTTGTCATCCTGATGGCTGTGATCGTGGCGGCGACGGTTTTGGCGACGGAACGGACAATCGGCTATCCCCTGCGGGAGTTGATGAATTCCATCGAACTGGTCAAGTCCAGTGATATCCGCACTCCTGTGCAGTGGTCTTCCACGGACGAACTGGGGGAGGTGGTAAAGGCGTATAACGAAATGTTGCGCCTGCAGGCTGCTGCGGAAAAGGGGATGCGCGAGAGTGAGGAGCGCGCGCGCGAATCAGAGGCGCGGCTGCGTGATGCGGTGAACTCCATGTCGGACGGCTTTGCCCTGTTCGACGCGGACGACGGCTTGATGCTTTACAACAAGAAATTCCTCCAGATGGTCCCGCGTGCTGCCGTGACGATCCATGAAGGCGTGACCTATGAGGACATCATCAGGGCCAGCGTCGCGGCCGGGCATTATCCCGTTGCCCAGGGCCGTGAAGAGGAATTTATCGCCGAATGCCTTGTGATGCATAGCTCCTACGCGGAACCGGCGACGGTCCGCCTGGACGACGGCAGATGGATTTTGTGTACGGAGCATGGAACCAGCAGCGGCGGCACGGTGGCGGTTCGCACTGATATCACCGAGTTGAAACAGCGTGAGATCGAGTTGCAACTGGCCAAGGAAGAGGCCGACGCCGCAAACCAGGCAAAGTCCCGATTCCTTGCCAATATGAGCCATGAATTGCGGACGCCTTTGAATGCAATCCTGGGGTTTTCCGACATTATCCGGCAGGAGATGTTGGGCATCGTAGGCCAGCCACGCTACAAGGAATACGCCGACGACATTCATGTCAGCGGGCGGCATCTGCTGGACCTGATCAACGATATTCTGGACGTGTCCAAGATTGAGGCCGGTGCTTTCCGGCCCAATGATGAAAACCTGGATGTAGACCGCATTATTGATGATTGTCTGCGCCTTGTTGAACAGAAGGCTTCCCGCAAGAAGCTGGTGCTGGAACGTGAGCTGCCGAAAGGGTTGCCACAGCTTAAAGCCGACGAGCGTGCGGTGAAGCAGGTGCTGTTGAACCTTGTGAGCAACGCAGTGAAGTTCACGCCGAGCGAAGGAACAATTACCGTCGGGGCGCATGTGAATGGAAATAGCGAGTTCCAGATCAGTGTGTCGGACACCGGGCTTGGTATGAATGAACAGGATGTCGAACTTGTCATGCAACCCTTTGGCCGGTTGGACAGCCCCTGGACCCAGTCAGAGGAAGGCACGGGGCTGGGATTGCCCTTGTCCGATATGTTGATGAAGGCGCATGACGGCGAATTGAGGATTGATTCCTGTCCCGGTGAAGGTACGACGGTCTATGCCGTTTTCCCGGAGAATCGTATCGTCCCTTTTGACGATAAGGCTGCAGCGGCACAGTCTGCCTGATTTTTCCTAATGTCTGGACAACGTCTGGACGGAAAGATAGAAAGCTTTCCTTCGCGTGTGATGAGTTGACTCTTGGTATGTAAATTTGTCTACTGCCGGGGTAGGCCAGTAGGGTGCCTTGCCGTGTCAGAATGCAAGGCGGCCTTATCGCCCGGGGCTTGGTGTGTTGGTGAGGGTAAGGTCCCATGACTTCTGCGGAATATCCGCAACCGATTAATATTGCTGAAGGGGCTCAGAACCGCAGCATGAAAGCGCGTTTGCGGCATCTGTTCCGTGAGCGTGAACTGCTTGTGCGCAGCGAAGGAAAAGTCACCTTCATCAGGCTCAGTTCCCGCCTTCAAATGGGTGTGGCCGCGATCGCGGCTGCGGGGGTTCTTTGGGGGGCCGGGGCGACTGTCGGGGCGGTCTGGAAAAACTATCAGCTTCAGGCGCGTTATCAGGAAATTGCAGAAGCCAGGCAGGCCTATGATCAGGTACTGCGGCAATTGGCGTCATACCAGCAAAAGCTTGAGGGGTTGTCCGGCAAGTTGGCGAAACATGCCTCAAGCGTTGCCAGTGTAGAAGGTGAAAAGGCGACCGCATTCAGTACGGACATGCAGGCCTTTCTCTCCACCGGACGGGAACTGGAACTGACGCTGAACCAGGCGGCCATTGATATCGACGTGCCGGAAGAACTGGAATCGAAGGCGCTGATAACTCCGCGGCGGATGTTGCACGCGGAAATCAAACAGCTTGAAGGAAATCTGGAGGACGCAAACCGCCAGATCAGGTCTCTGTCGACCCGTATTCAGGCAATGGACGCGACGATTGCCGCCCAGCATGCCGAGGTTGCGGAGCTTTCCGACAGCCGCAAGGAACTGGAACAACGCGTGGTCGCCCTGACGGATGCGCTGTCGCGGTCGAAGGATAATGGCGCCCGGCTTATTTCGGAACTGGACCAGTTGAAAGGGCGAATACGGCAGGCCTCCCGGGAACGCAGCCAATTGAACCATGAAAAGTCCGGCCTGGAAGCGGATCTGGTGGCGGCAAAGTCGAAACTGTCTGACATGTTATCCCGTCAGGAAGAGGCAGAAGAACGGCTCTATGCCTTGAATCGCAAGATCGTGAATGCGGTGCCCGTGAAGGCCACTTACACGCCCAGCGACGATGAGGATGCCTTGGCCCGGATTGACCAGTTGGAACAGTTTGGCAATGGCCTGATCGTGTCGCTGGAAAAGACACGTGCGGAGGCTGATGCCGCCAATGATGCGATCAAGAAGGTTCTGGCTGGCCTTAACCGGGTCGCGGGCTATGTGCCGCAAACTCAGAAAACCCGGAAGTCACCACCCGAACGAGCCCTGGCGCTGTTGCAGGAAATCGAAAGTCTTCACGATACGCAGCTCCACCTTGTGGAGCGGTTGAACGAAAACACGGATGTAAACATCACCCAGGCCGAAGCAACTTTGGCCGATGCTGGTCTGGATGTGGATCGGATGTTGAATCTGGCTGGCGCGAACAGCGGGCAGGGTGGCCCGCTGGTGACCGACGAATTTGCCGACGGCAATGCAACCGATCTTGCGATGAATGTGGCCGTTCTGGAAGCGAAGATTGATCGCTGGACGGCGCTGCAGGGCCTGTTGTCCTGTGTGCCGTTGATCCCGCCACTGCAATACTATCATGTGACCAGCAGCTTCGGCCCCAGGAAAGACCCGTTCACCGGTCGACGCGCCGTGCATGAGGGGATGGACATGGGGGCGGTTCCCGGCATGAAGGTCCGTGCAACCGCGCCGGGTGTTGTTACAAAGGCGGGGCGTGTATCCGGCTATGGTCGTTTGGTGGAAATTGACCACGGCTGTGGCATCAAAACACGCTATGGTCATCTGAAGAAGATATTGGTCAAAAAAGGCCAGAAAGTCGATCACCGTGCGGTTATAGGTAAGGTCGGAAGTACAGGCCGCAGCACTGGTCCTCACGTGCATTACGAAGTGCGTATCGGGGATAAACCAGTCAACCCGGCAACTTTCATCGAGGCAGGGCGTGATGTTTTCAAGGGGTAAATCCAGAAAGTCTCAGTCAAAACCGGAGGCTGCAGCGCAAAATACAGCGGGGGCAACGCCGCTTTCAGTGTTGGCGCCAAACCTTCGGGTCGTGGGCAACCTGGAAAGTGAGGGAGACCTGCAGATAGATGGCACCGTGGATGGGGACGTCCGCACCGTCAAACTGACTGTCGGCAAAAGTGCTGTTGTTAATGGCTCTATCTATGGCGAGGAAATCCGTATTGCAGGGACGGTGAACGGTGAGATTACCGCCCGCACAGTCATCCTCCTCGACAGTGCCAAAGTAACGGGCGATATCAATCATGACAGCCTCAGCATCGAAGCCGGAGCCTATGTCCAGGGCTTATGCAAACGTGTGGACGTTGAAGTCTTGAAGCCGCGCGACCTCAAACCCGTCGACCCGCCAGCCGGAAAAGACCAGGCCTCCTAAGGCTGGCAGGTCTTTCAGGTTCAAGACTGGGCAGGGCGGGTTATTCCGCCAGGATGCGCCGGTAAAGCTCCGAGTCCACATTGCCGCCTGACAGGACGGCCACGACGGTTTCTCCCTGAATATCCACCTTGCCTGACAGGAGGGCAGCCAGCGCAACGGAACCGCCGGGCTCCACCACGACCTTGAGGTCGTTGAAGGCCACTTTCATCGCGTGGGCAACGTCTTCATCGGAAACCGATAAACCACCGGCAAGCAGTTGCTGGTTGATCGGAAAGGTCATCTCGCCTGGCATCGGTGACAACAGGGCGTCGCAATAGGATCGTGCACTGGGCGCGTTGCCTTCCCGGGTGCCGCTTTTGAGGGACCGGGCGGTATCGTCGAAATCTTCCGGTTCGACGGCATAGACTGCGGCGTTCGGCATTTCGCTGTTCAGCGCCAGGGCTGTGCCTGCCACCAGTCCACCGCCACCGCAGGGAATTAGGACTTTAGACGGCGTAACGCCAAGGTCGCGGCATTGATCGGCGATTTCCAGGCCGATGGTGCCCTGACCGGCAATGGTCGGCAAAGCATCATAAGGCTTGATCAGTGTGGAGCCTCTTTCCTCACTGATACGAATACCGATTTCCTCCCGGTCTTCGCTGTAGCGGTCATAGAGGATGACCTCTGCACCATAGGCGCGGGTATTGGCAATCTTGATGGCGGGGGCGTCCTTGGGCATGATAATGACAGCCGGGATGTCTGTTTCCCTGGCTGCTGCGGCGACACCCTGGGCATGGTTGCCGGATGAAAAGGCAACAACGCCCTTTTTCCTCTGCCCGTCGTTAAGGCAGGCAATTGAATTCGTGGCTCCCCGGTATTTGAAGGACCCTGTTTTTTGCAGGCACTCAGGCTTCACCAGAAGCCTTGCGCCGAGGCGTTCATTCAATAAAGGGGCCTCAAGCAGAGGCGTAACCGTTGTCTTGCCCTTGATGCGTTGCGCGGCCTCGCGAACGTCGTCAATGGTCGGCAGTCGCTGGCCGTTTACTGAGGTAGGGGGACAGAAATTCATCAAGAGCCTCCAAGGATACCTGTTCTTCCAGGCTGGGAACATGTCCCACGCCGGGAACGACTACCGCCTTCATATGGGGATTGTTTTCTTTCATCTTCTCGAAGGTATCGGCGGTTAGAATGTCCGACTTCTCTCCCCGAAAAGCAAGCGCGGGGATGTCCTTCAACGACCGGAAAAGCGCCCAGAGATCCGGTAGGGGCCGTTTTTCCTTGAGAGGGACCACGATATTGGTGTCCCAATCATAGTGAAGCAGGCCATCGTCTCCTTCCCGGAAGGTGTTTTCCGCCAGTCTTCGCCATTGTTCTTCCTCTGTGAAACCTGTCATGGCAAACATTGTTTTGATGGTTGCAACAGCCTCATCCCAGTTTTTGATGGTCGGGGGATTGGAGAGATAGTCGATGATTCTCGCCATGCCATTGGGATTAATGTCGGGGCCGACGTCGTTGAGGATGGCACCCGCCAGTGCGGTTGGCATGGCAGCCCCCATGCCCATGGCAAGCAGGCCGCCGAGTGAGGTGCCAATCACAACGACCTGGTGAATGTTCAACGCCGTGAGAAGGTGGCGGATATCATCCAGATAGACGGTCGGCTGATAGGTCATCGCGTCTTCGGCGTAGTCGGATTTTCCACGGCCGCGATAATCCGGACAGATGACGCGATATCCCTGATCAGACAGGCGTGCGGCGACACGATGGAAATCCTTTGAGTTTCTGGCGAGGCCCCCAAGGCATAAAATGACCGCCCCCGGGTTTTCGCCGGTCTTGGGCGGATAGTCCCTGTAATAGAGTTTCAGGCCATCCTGGGCATGAAAATAGGCTTCGTGAAAATCCGTCATGTCGTGAGTTCTACTTCAGGAGGGCAGGGAGATCGTGCAGGGAGGACAGGATGGCCTGCGGCTTGCCCGGCAGCCTTTCCGCCGTCTGGCCGAAACGGTTGATCCATACCACCTGATAACCGAAATAGGCCGCGCCGGCGGCATCCCATGCATTGGACGACATAAAGCATATCTCCGATGGCGCGATATTCAGCTTGTCGACAGTCATCTGGTAAACCCGTGGGTCGGGCTTGAAGATACCGACGTCACTGACGGAATGAATGCCATCCAGGAAATCGGATATCCCCGCTGATTTCACCGCCGCATTCAGCATATCGGGTGATCCGTTTGACAGGATTACCGTTTTCAGCCCCATTTGCTGTAACTGGCTCAAGACGGTCGGAACTTCCTCATAGGCGCTTAACTCCCAGTAGAGCCCGAGCAATGTCTCCCGGATATGCGGGTCGTCAATTTCCACCGTCTCCATCGCGTAATCCAGGCCGTCCTGTGTGAGACGCCAGAAATCCTCATAAGCGCCCATGAGGCTGCGTAGCCAGGTATATTCGAGCTGTTTTTGACGCCATATCGCGGAAAGCCTGTCCGCCTTGTCGCCTAACATGTCCCGGCACGCCGCAGCGGCTGCATGAACGTCGAAAAGAGTGCCATAGGCATCAAAGACACATGCCTTGATGTTTGAGATTTCTGCCATGTCAGGGTTCGTCCGGTCGCTTGGGTGGTTTCGGGAAGGGGATGGTTTCGCCGGTCATGGTGCCAAGGGTCAGGGCGACATGCCGCCCTTTGAGCCGCTGCTGGTAGACGATGACGTTTTCCATCACGCGCTGAACATAGTTGCGCGTTTCATTGAAGGGGATCATCTCGATCCAGTCGATTGCTTCCTCCAGTGACGTCCTGGGATCGCCGTAGTTTCTCATCCATCGCTTGACCCGATGCGGACCCGCATTATAGCCGGCAAATGTCATGGGGAGGGACCCGTTGAATTTATCCATGAGGGTCACGAGGTATTGCTGTCCCAGGTGCAGATTATATTCAGGGTCCTGTGTCAGGCG
The Aestuariispira ectoiniformans genome window above contains:
- a CDS encoding peptidoglycan DD-metalloendopeptidase family protein, producing MTSAEYPQPINIAEGAQNRSMKARLRHLFRERELLVRSEGKVTFIRLSSRLQMGVAAIAAAGVLWGAGATVGAVWKNYQLQARYQEIAEARQAYDQVLRQLASYQQKLEGLSGKLAKHASSVASVEGEKATAFSTDMQAFLSTGRELELTLNQAAIDIDVPEELESKALITPRRMLHAEIKQLEGNLEDANRQIRSLSTRIQAMDATIAAQHAEVAELSDSRKELEQRVVALTDALSRSKDNGARLISELDQLKGRIRQASRERSQLNHEKSGLEADLVAAKSKLSDMLSRQEEAEERLYALNRKIVNAVPVKATYTPSDDEDALARIDQLEQFGNGLIVSLEKTRAEADAANDAIKKVLAGLNRVAGYVPQTQKTRKSPPERALALLQEIESLHDTQLHLVERLNENTDVNITQAEATLADAGLDVDRMLNLAGANSGQGGPLVTDEFADGNATDLAMNVAVLEAKIDRWTALQGLLSCVPLIPPLQYYHVTSSFGPRKDPFTGRRAVHEGMDMGAVPGMKVRATAPGVVTKAGRVSGYGRLVEIDHGCGIKTRYGHLKKILVKKGQKVDHRAVIGKVGSTGRSTGPHVHYEVRIGDKPVNPATFIEAGRDVFKG
- a CDS encoding bactofilin family protein, whose amino-acid sequence is MLAPNLRVVGNLESEGDLQIDGTVDGDVRTVKLTVGKSAVVNGSIYGEEIRIAGTVNGEITARTVILLDSAKVTGDINHDSLSIEAGAYVQGLCKRVDVEVLKPRDLKPVDPPAGKDQAS
- a CDS encoding threonine ammonia-lyase → MNFCPPTSVNGQRLPTIDDVREAAQRIKGKTTVTPLLEAPLLNERLGARLLVKPECLQKTGSFKYRGATNSIACLNDGQRKKGVVAFSSGNHAQGVAAAARETDIPAVIIMPKDAPAIKIANTRAYGAEVILYDRYSEDREEIGIRISEERGSTLIKPYDALPTIAGQGTIGLEIADQCRDLGVTPSKVLIPCGGGGLVAGTALALNSEMPNAAVYAVEPEDFDDTARSLKSGTREGNAPSARSYCDALLSPMPGEMTFPINQQLLAGGLSVSDEDVAHAMKVAFNDLKVVVEPGGSVALAALLSGKVDIQGETVVAVLSGGNVDSELYRRILAE
- a CDS encoding alpha/beta fold hydrolase; translated protein: MTDFHEAYFHAQDGLKLYYRDYPPKTGENPGAVILCLGGLARNSKDFHRVAARLSDQGYRVICPDYRGRGKSDYAEDAMTYQPTVYLDDIRHLLTALNIHQVVVIGTSLGGLLAMGMGAAMPTALAGAILNDVGPDINPNGMARIIDYLSNPPTIKNWDEAVATIKTMFAMTGFTEEEQWRRLAENTFREGDDGLLHYDWDTNIVVPLKEKRPLPDLWALFRSLKDIPALAFRGEKSDILTADTFEKMKENNPHMKAVVVPGVGHVPSLEEQVSLEALDEFLSPYLSKRPATADH
- a CDS encoding haloacid dehalogenase type II, which produces MAEISNIKACVFDAYGTLFDVHAAAAACRDMLGDKADRLSAIWRQKQLEYTWLRSLMGAYEDFWRLTQDGLDYAMETVEIDDPHIRETLLGLYWELSAYEEVPTVLSQLQQMGLKTVILSNGSPDMLNAAVKSAGISDFLDGIHSVSDVGIFKPDPRVYQMTVDKLNIAPSEICFMSSNAWDAAGAAYFGYQVVWINRFGQTAERLPGKPQAILSSLHDLPALLK